The DNA window CTGGTTCACCCAGGGCACGCCGGTCGGCACCGCCGTGCTGACCACGGCCTTGCCCGCGGCCATCGCCTCGAGCTGGACGATCCCGAACGCCTCCGCACGCGTGACCGACGGGAGCACGAACAGGTCGCACTGCTCGTACAGCTCGCACATCCGCTCGTCGCTGACCTGCCCCTCGAACGTGACGCGTTCGGCAAGACCCAGATCGGCGGCCAACTCCTGCAATGCCTCGCGCCTGGGCCCGTCGCCGACCAGAACCAGCCGCGCGCCGTCGAGGCCGGCCATCGCCCTCAGCAGCACGTCGACGCCCTTGTACTCGACGAGGCGCCCGACAAAGAGCACCGTGGGAACCGTGCCGGCGTGCGGCGCCGGCGCCGGCGTGAACCGCGCGGGATCGAACCCGAACGGAATGACCACGCACTTCGAGCGGTACGGCCGCAGCGCGATCGCCTGCTCGGCGAGCGCAGGAGACGAGACGACGATGCGCGCCGCCTTCTTCAGCGTGTAGGCGAGAAACGGCTCGTAGAACAGCGTGTATCGCCATCGCGGCCGCACCACCTCGCTGTGGAACCAGACGATCGTCGGCGCCCGCGGCCGCACGAGGAAGTTGGCGACGAGCGCGATGGGATTCGGCTCGTGAATGACGATGACGTCGGCGCGCTCGCGGGCGAGATGCGCCGGGAACGCCGGGCACCACTCGACGGCGCCCGCCCGGCCGATGCTCGCGACGCGGGTCACCGGGACGCCGCCGATCTCTTCCCGCACCGTACGGCGGTGCGTGTTGGCGACGAGCGCGCGGGTGCTCACGCCCGCGGCGCGCCCTCCCTCGCAC is part of the Acidobacteriota bacterium genome and encodes:
- a CDS encoding glycosyltransferase, encoding MNEGMGERMTLSVLQVGKFYPPVSGGMERMLQMLCEGGRAAGVSTRALVANTHRRTVREEIGGVPVTRVASIGRAGAVEWCPAFPAHLARERADVIVIHEPNPIALVANFLVRPRAPTIVWFHSEVVRPRWRYTLFYEPFLAYTLKKAARIVVSSPALAEQAIALRPYRSKCVVIPFGFDPARFTPAPAPHAGTVPTVLFVGRLVEYKGVDVLLRAMAGLDGARLVLVGDGPRREALQELAADLGLAERVTFEGQVSDERMCELYEQCDLFVLPSVTRAEAFGIVQLEAMAAGKAVVSTAVPTGVPWVNQHERTGLIVPPGEVPPLRAAIQRLLGDPALRERMGREGRARVARDFTPARMIQQMLGLYRDLSGR